The Synechococcus sp. BL107 nucleotide sequence CCCTTAATTGCTGGTTGGGGGCATGCAAACTCACCGCAAGGGTGAATTGAGCTCTCCCAAGTTTCTCCATCGCCAACTCTGCTAACTGGGGCAGTGTTTTGGGCACACCAACCGTGCTCACGGTGATGCGCCGCTGCCCAATGCCAAGGTCGGTATTCAAACAACGAATGGTCTCCAACACCGCTGCACTATTGAGCAAGGGCTCTCCCATCCCCATAAAAACAATATGGGATGGACGCCGGTCCATCGCCTCACGAACACTCAAGACTTGATCGACAATTTCATGGGTTGCTAACGAGCGTTGCAAGCCACTTTTTCCAGTCGCACAAAAACGACAGGCCATCGGACATCCCACCTGGCTCGAGATGCAAACAGTGAGTCGCTGGTCCGTCGGTATACCCACCGTTTCAATGGTTTCACCATCGTCCGTCGCCAGTAACAGCTTTGTTGTGGCATCCGCTGCCACGGATTGATGCACGAGCTTCAAACGGCCAACCCGAAAGGTCTGATCCTCAAGCTCAGTTCGCCATTGCTTCGGAAGAGCGGTGATCTCTGAAAGAGATTTAACGCCTTTGTTGTACAGCCAATCGTGAATTTGACGCCCTCGAAAGGACTTGTGCCCCTGAGCAATCGCCCAGTCTTCCAACTCGGCCGCACTGCGACCGAGTAAGACATTGTTCACCAATTCAACAACCCGTGACCGAGCTTGAATTCCACAACCAAAAGGGCAATGAAGCCAAGCATGGCCATGCGTCCATTCAACTTTTCGGTATGGCCATGAAAGCCATAACGGGGTAAGCGACGTT carries:
- the rlmN gene encoding 23S rRNA (adenine(2503)-C(2))-methyltransferase RlmN gives rise to the protein MNNVLLGRSAAELEDWAIAQGHKSFRGRQIHDWLYNKGVKSLSEITALPKQWRTELEDQTFRVGRLKLVHQSVAADATTKLLLATDDGETIETVGIPTDQRLTVCISSQVGCPMACRFCATGKSGLQRSLATHEIVDQVLSVREAMDRRPSHIVFMGMGEPLLNSAAVLETIRCLNTDLGIGQRRITVSTVGVPKTLPQLAELAMEKLGRAQFTLAVSLHAPNQQLREELIPTAHAYPYDDLLDDCRHYLDLTGRRVSFEYILLGELNDHPEHAAELADRVGGFQSHVNLIAYNPIEEEEFKRPTTQRIEAFRRVLERRGIAVSLRASRGLDQNAACGQLRRQHLKGS
- a CDS encoding high light inducible protein is translated as MIEPTEIPQRRLPRYGFHGHTEKLNGRMAMLGFIALLVVEFKLGHGLLNW